In one Hyphomicrobium sp. 99 genomic region, the following are encoded:
- a CDS encoding helix-turn-helix transcriptional regulator: MPNADRLSETFAALADPTRRAILARLALGETSVTDLAEPFDMSLPAVSKHLKVLERAGLIARGREAQWRPCRLEPGPLKEVDDWVEHYRKFWEQSFDRLDEYLRVLQAKEKIGGRKKPK, encoded by the coding sequence ATGCCCAACGCCGACCGGCTCAGTGAAACCTTCGCAGCCCTTGCCGACCCCACGAGGCGCGCAATCCTGGCGCGGCTGGCGCTGGGCGAGACGTCAGTCACCGATCTCGCCGAACCCTTCGACATGAGCCTTCCGGCCGTCTCCAAGCACCTCAAGGTTCTGGAGCGCGCGGGCCTCATTGCGCGCGGACGCGAGGCGCAGTGGCGTCCCTGCCGGCTCGAACCGGGGCCGTTGAAGGAAGTCGACGACTGGGTCGAGCACTATCGCAAATTCTGGGAGCAGAGCTTCGACCGGCTGGACGAGTATCTGCGTGTGTTGCAGGCAAAGGAGAAAATAGGTGGACGCAAGAAACCGAAGTGA
- a CDS encoding SRPBCC family protein, with the protein MDARNRSDASEADREIITTRVFDAPRELVFEAFRDPHHISNWWGPNGFTTTTYEMDVRPGGQWLYTMHGPDGTDYPNRVRYTEVKDPELLAYDHDAGAERPDFEPFKVWITFETENRKTRVTLRHLFATRERRDEMVKFGAVEGGQQTLARLDLYLTQKEGATS; encoded by the coding sequence GTGGACGCAAGAAACCGAAGTGATGCGAGCGAAGCCGACAGAGAAATCATCACCACCCGCGTCTTCGATGCCCCGCGCGAACTCGTGTTCGAGGCATTCAGGGATCCTCATCACATCAGCAATTGGTGGGGGCCGAACGGCTTCACCACAACGACGTACGAGATGGACGTTCGACCCGGCGGCCAGTGGCTGTACACCATGCACGGGCCTGACGGCACGGATTACCCAAACCGAGTGCGCTACACTGAGGTGAAGGATCCCGAACTTCTCGCCTACGATCACGACGCCGGCGCTGAGAGGCCCGACTTCGAGCCCTTCAAAGTCTGGATCACGTTCGAAACTGAAAACCGCAAAACGCGTGTCACGCTCCGCCATCTCTTCGCGACGCGTGAACGACGCGACGAGATGGTGAAGTTCGGCGCCGTCGAGGGTGGGCAACAGACGCTCGCGCGGCTGGATCTCTATCTCACTCAAAAAGAAGGCGCGACATCGTGA
- a CDS encoding SRPBCC domain-containing protein: protein MSKVSENRQPRPFVISRIFDAPRELVYKVFTDPQHMKHWWGPKGVEIVSPKMDLRPGGIFHYGMQTPDGSTMWGRFVYREISAPERIVFVNSFSDAEGGVTRHPMSLDWPLEMLSVFTFEELDDGRTKLAVTFTPLNASDEEIAVFDNNHPSMTQGFGGSFEKLDAYLASIQKH, encoded by the coding sequence GTGAGCAAGGTCAGCGAAAACCGGCAGCCAAGGCCGTTCGTCATCTCGCGCATTTTCGATGCACCGCGCGAACTCGTCTACAAAGTGTTCACCGATCCCCAGCACATGAAGCACTGGTGGGGACCGAAAGGCGTCGAGATCGTAAGCCCCAAGATGGATCTGCGTCCGGGTGGCATTTTCCACTACGGCATGCAGACGCCAGACGGCTCGACGATGTGGGGACGGTTCGTCTATCGCGAAATCTCAGCGCCCGAACGCATCGTGTTCGTCAATTCGTTTTCGGATGCGGAGGGCGGCGTCACGCGCCACCCGATGAGCCTCGATTGGCCGCTGGAGATGCTGTCGGTCTTCACGTTCGAAGAACTCGACGACGGCCGGACGAAGCTAGCCGTTACCTTCACACCGCTGAACGCAAGCGATGAAGAAATCGCAGTCTTCGACAACAACCACCCGAGCATGACGCAGGGCTTCGGCGGGTCTTTCGAAAAGCTCGATGCCTATCTCGCAAGCATCCAGAAGCACTGA
- a CDS encoding catalase family peroxidase, whose protein sequence is MIVSNRLIAALCAAAVISIPIARAHAEADAESLVNALNAVFGKHPGVRAAHTHGICVKGNFVPSTEAASLTKAPHFNSKTPVGVVGRFSMGGGNPDAPNAQKDNVRGIALHFDLGKGNNTDLLLISAPVFVAKDPDQFLKLLTTVATKDKEKIGAYFKDNPNSTRQKEWLTARPVPASYGTVNYWGVHAFTFTNAEGKKQIFKYKALPVGGEASISDDEAKKKDPDFYRPELKDRLAKGPAQFTLTAILGEDGDPLDDPTALWPEDKRKSVTLGTISITDFEDPKTCDEAIFDPTNVVDGVEGPANDKIFPMRSQAYAVSFSRRQAP, encoded by the coding sequence TTGATCGTTTCCAACCGGCTCATTGCCGCCCTCTGCGCAGCGGCGGTTATCAGTATTCCGATAGCTCGTGCGCATGCCGAGGCCGACGCGGAAAGTCTCGTCAATGCGCTCAATGCCGTCTTCGGCAAGCACCCCGGCGTCCGGGCGGCCCACACCCACGGGATCTGCGTCAAGGGCAACTTCGTGCCGTCGACGGAAGCGGCGAGCCTGACGAAGGCGCCGCATTTCAATTCGAAAACGCCGGTCGGCGTCGTCGGGCGCTTCTCAATGGGCGGTGGCAATCCCGATGCGCCGAACGCGCAGAAAGACAACGTGCGCGGGATAGCGCTGCACTTCGATCTCGGCAAGGGCAACAATACGGACCTGCTTTTGATCTCGGCGCCCGTATTTGTCGCGAAAGATCCGGATCAATTCTTGAAACTGCTGACGACCGTCGCGACGAAAGACAAGGAGAAGATTGGCGCCTACTTCAAGGACAATCCGAACTCTACGCGGCAGAAGGAGTGGCTCACCGCGCGGCCGGTTCCGGCAAGCTACGGGACCGTCAATTATTGGGGCGTTCACGCCTTCACGTTCACGAACGCGGAAGGCAAGAAGCAGATCTTCAAATACAAGGCGCTGCCGGTCGGCGGCGAAGCCAGCATCTCGGATGACGAGGCAAAGAAGAAGGACCCCGACTTCTACAGGCCCGAACTCAAGGACCGCTTAGCCAAGGGACCGGCTCAGTTCACGCTGACGGCGATCCTCGGTGAGGACGGCGATCCGCTCGACGATCCGACCGCGCTCTGGCCGGAAGATAAGCGGAAGTCCGTCACTCTCGGAACGATCTCGATCACCGACTTCGAAGATCCGAAGACGTGCGATGAGGCGATCTTCGATCCGACGAACGTCGTCGACGGCGTCGAAGGCCCGGCGAACGACAAGATCTTCCCGATGCGGTCGCAGGCCTACGCCGTATCGTTCTCGCGCCGGCAAGCGCCATAA
- a CDS encoding DUF1236 domain-containing protein, whose protein sequence is MLRYSIAALALVAGSTCAFADPNNGAGPSSAGAGGGAAMERSGGSSMEKGAGPSKESGGPSRESGGSLKEERGARDNGPGSAKENSASDERSRDHSKQQANDNDHQLKNKDKQASDRDQVKDRQAKDEDPNAKAKSSDRAERNEYNDRDRASTGKSEGAEGKAGPKGSITSISSEQKTRVRSAFASHRVAPAHDIGVSVNVGVRIPRSVRIYTVPSDIIAIVPEYRDYEYFMIDESHVAIVDPDTLEVVDIIVVA, encoded by the coding sequence ATGTTGAGATATTCGATTGCTGCCCTGGCACTTGTTGCCGGATCTACATGTGCATTCGCCGATCCGAACAACGGCGCGGGTCCATCGTCGGCAGGGGCCGGCGGTGGCGCCGCGATGGAACGTTCCGGCGGTTCATCGATGGAAAAAGGCGCCGGTCCGTCGAAAGAGTCCGGTGGTCCGTCGCGGGAATCCGGCGGCTCGCTGAAGGAAGAGCGCGGCGCGCGGGATAATGGGCCCGGGTCGGCAAAAGAAAATTCGGCGTCCGACGAAAGGTCTCGCGATCACTCGAAGCAGCAGGCCAACGATAACGACCATCAGTTGAAGAACAAAGACAAGCAGGCCAGCGATCGCGATCAAGTCAAGGACCGTCAGGCGAAGGACGAAGATCCTAACGCCAAAGCCAAGTCTTCAGACCGCGCAGAGCGGAATGAGTACAACGACCGCGACAGGGCCTCGACGGGTAAGAGCGAAGGCGCCGAAGGTAAAGCCGGTCCGAAGGGATCCATCACTAGCATCAGTTCAGAACAGAAGACACGTGTTCGATCTGCCTTCGCCAGCCATCGCGTGGCGCCTGCACATGACATCGGCGTCTCCGTGAATGTCGGCGTCAGGATCCCGAGGTCGGTGCGCATTTACACGGTGCCGTCGGACATCATCGCCATCGTTCCGGAATATCGCGACTATGAATATTTCATGATCGACGAGAGCCACGTCGCGATCGTTGATCCCGATACGCTGGAAGTCGTCGACATCATCGTCGTCGCGTAA